A single region of the Thermodesulfatator indicus DSM 15286 genome encodes:
- a CDS encoding DUF4160 domain-containing protein — protein sequence MPYISIFFGIIIRMFYNEHDPPHFHAYYQGLDGIFDLKGNLIKGNIEKSKTALKLIKEWAELHKKELEENWERIKKGESLRKIEPLK from the coding sequence ATGCCTTATATTTCAATATTTTTCGGAATAATTATTCGTATGTTCTATAATGAACATGATCCTCCTCATTTTCATGCATACTATCAAGGGCTGGATGGAATTTTTGATTTAAAAGGAAATTTAATTAAAGGAAATATTGAAAAATCTAAAACTGCTTTAAAATTAATAAAAGAATGGGCAGAACTTCATAAAAAGGAGTTGGAGGAGAATTGGGAAAGAATTAAAAAAGGGGAATCGTTAAGAAAAATAGAACCTTTAAAATAA
- a CDS encoding TIGR00282 family metallophosphoesterase → MPVKVLFVGDIVGRPGRKAVNKFLTGLIKDFAPDFVIGNAENAAGGYGLTEAVALELFNAGFDLLTSGNHIWRREFLPYLAKAERILRPANYPAGAVGKGYAIIEKNGLKLGVINLEGRVFMRNLECPFRVGLALAENLRAQTPYIIVDFHAEATSEKLALGWHLDGKVSAVIGTHTHVQTGDERILPEGTAYLTDVGMTGIRDGVIGMRRDQAIEMFLTQVPRKLEVPKTGPKKLEAVYLEIENTGKASFIKRLRVED, encoded by the coding sequence ATGCCCGTTAAGGTTCTTTTCGTAGGCGACATAGTTGGTCGGCCGGGGAGAAAAGCCGTAAACAAATTTCTCACCGGTCTGATAAAAGATTTTGCACCAGACTTTGTTATCGGAAACGCCGAAAACGCCGCCGGGGGCTACGGCTTAACCGAGGCCGTAGCCCTTGAGCTATTTAATGCTGGCTTTGATTTGCTAACTTCGGGAAACCACATCTGGCGACGGGAATTTTTGCCTTACCTGGCCAAAGCTGAACGGATCTTGCGCCCGGCCAATTATCCCGCCGGAGCGGTGGGTAAAGGCTATGCTATTATTGAAAAAAACGGGCTTAAACTCGGTGTTATCAACCTGGAAGGTCGGGTTTTTATGCGCAACCTGGAATGTCCTTTCAGAGTTGGCCTGGCTCTTGCCGAAAATTTGAGGGCTCAAACTCCTTATATAATTGTTGATTTTCACGCTGAGGCTACTTCTGAAAAGCTGGCTTTGGGCTGGCATCTTGATGGTAAAGTTTCCGCGGTAATCGGCACCCATACTCACGTGCAAACCGGAGACGAAAGAATCCTTCCGGAGGGAACAGCTTATCTAACAGACGTAGGCATGACGGGGATCCGTGACGGTGTAATTGGTATGCGTCGTGACCAGGCTATAGAAATGTTTTTGACCCAGGTGCCCCGCAAGCTTGAGGTTCCTAAAACAGGCCCTAAGAAACTTGAAGCCGTGTATTTGGAAATAGAAAATACTGGTAAAGCCAGCTTTATAAAGCGCCTTAGGGTTGAAGATTAA
- a CDS encoding integron integrase — MKNSWHNFTDYLNELPISEKAKPFYVSWVKKALSWHNKAQKKSELSPISENNRKRFIKFLETRYEPWQVAQAEEAIKLYNYFISSVQTSSPEKPDQAAWSYIKEEACRLMRLRHLSYRTEKTYLSWIERFQKFTSSKAPARLTAGDFQNFLTHLAVERSVAPSTQNQALNALVFLYKNVLQQDITAAIDAVRAREKRRLPVVLEKEEVEQVLQYMPYPYYLIAGLMYGGGLRLSEALNLRTKDVDFEKRQIIVRAGKGDKDRVTILPEKLVDPLWEHLQKVRQLYEFDREENLPGVHLPEALARKYPNAGKEWAWFWLFPSPKLSVDPRTLTVRRHHLYPTSVQRAFKKALAKAGLEKPANVHSLRHSFATHLLEAGYHIRTVQKLLGHKHVQTTMIYTHLACQKLLKVQSPLDR, encoded by the coding sequence ATGAAAAACTCCTGGCATAACTTTACTGACTATTTGAACGAACTTCCTATTTCTGAGAAAGCAAAGCCTTTTTACGTTTCATGGGTAAAGAAAGCCCTTTCCTGGCACAACAAGGCCCAGAAGAAATCTGAACTTTCCCCTATATCGGAAAACAATAGAAAGCGCTTTATAAAATTTCTTGAAACCCGTTATGAACCATGGCAGGTCGCCCAGGCCGAAGAAGCTATAAAGCTCTACAATTACTTTATTTCGTCGGTTCAAACCTCTTCCCCTGAAAAACCAGACCAGGCGGCCTGGTCCTACATTAAAGAAGAAGCTTGCCGACTCATGCGCCTGCGTCACCTCTCTTACCGCACGGAAAAGACCTATCTCTCCTGGATCGAGAGGTTTCAGAAGTTCACAAGTTCCAAAGCTCCCGCACGTCTCACCGCCGGAGATTTTCAGAATTTCCTGACGCACCTTGCCGTAGAACGCAGCGTAGCCCCCTCCACCCAAAATCAGGCCCTAAACGCCCTGGTTTTCCTTTATAAAAATGTATTGCAGCAGGACATCACCGCAGCCATTGACGCAGTCAGGGCCAGGGAGAAGCGTCGCCTGCCGGTAGTGCTCGAAAAAGAAGAGGTGGAACAGGTTTTGCAATACATGCCTTATCCGTACTATTTGATCGCCGGTTTGATGTATGGCGGAGGGCTGCGCCTAAGCGAAGCTCTAAATCTGCGTACAAAAGACGTGGACTTTGAAAAACGGCAGATAATCGTCCGGGCCGGGAAGGGAGATAAAGACCGTGTTACTATCCTTCCAGAAAAACTTGTTGACCCTCTCTGGGAGCATCTACAAAAAGTGCGGCAGCTTTACGAGTTCGACCGCGAAGAAAACCTTCCCGGAGTTCATCTTCCTGAGGCGCTAGCGCGAAAATATCCAAACGCAGGTAAAGAATGGGCCTGGTTCTGGCTCTTTCCTTCACCCAAACTTTCCGTGGACCCTCGGACCCTAACCGTGCGGCGGCATCATCTCTACCCTACTTCGGTTCAGCGTGCTTTTAAAAAAGCGCTGGCAAAAGCAGGCCTAGAAAAACCAGCCAACGTGCACTCCCTGCGGCACAGTTTCGCCACGCACCTACTTGAGGCCGGTTATCATATTCGCACCGTGCAGAAACTCCTGGGGCACAAACACGTGCAGACCACCATGATTTACACACATCTTGCCTGCCAAAAGTTACTAAAAGTCCAAAGCCCGCTGGATAGATAA
- a CDS encoding IS5 family transposase, which translates to MFRENNTNLTIGEHLIYQNLPDDILARINKLINWDPFQQILVSLHPSKVGRKAYNPVQMLKILIIQQIYGHSDPEMELMLKGNLFYRRFLGLSAIDPVPDHSTISRFRSDLKSLNLYRRCFEELKRQLAQKGFELRSGKIIDARLVKAARRPGKDDDASFTQKGKKTDYGYKDHIAIDVKNEFVSEFVCTPANVHDSQVLDELLEGEEASVFADKAYDKQELRRRCRKKGIFCGVLAKARRNRPLSARQKKRNRIFSRIRAKVERVFGIFSLHLQREKARYVGLFANEIHLFLTCFTYNLLNLAWQMKRKEAI; encoded by the coding sequence ATGTTCAGAGAAAATAATACAAATCTAACTATAGGCGAACATCTTATCTATCAAAACTTACCTGATGACATCTTGGCTCGTATCAATAAACTCATCAATTGGGATCCTTTTCAACAAATCCTCGTTTCTCTTCATCCTTCTAAAGTTGGACGCAAGGCTTATAACCCCGTCCAGATGCTAAAAATCCTCATCATTCAACAAATCTACGGCCACTCTGACCCGGAAATGGAACTTATGCTCAAAGGCAACCTCTTCTACCGTCGCTTCCTTGGCCTCTCTGCTATTGACCCCGTTCCTGACCACTCTACTATATCTCGCTTCCGTTCTGATCTCAAATCCTTGAACCTTTATCGTAGGTGCTTTGAAGAACTTAAACGCCAGCTCGCTCAGAAGGGTTTTGAACTTCGCTCTGGCAAAATCATTGATGCTCGTCTGGTTAAAGCGGCTAGACGTCCTGGCAAGGATGACGATGCCTCCTTTACCCAAAAAGGCAAAAAGACTGACTACGGCTACAAAGACCATATTGCTATTGACGTTAAAAATGAGTTTGTTTCAGAGTTCGTTTGCACACCAGCTAACGTGCACGATTCCCAAGTTCTTGATGAATTACTTGAAGGAGAAGAGGCAAGTGTTTTTGCAGATAAAGCTTATGATAAGCAAGAGTTAAGGAGGAGGTGTCGTAAGAAGGGGATATTTTGTGGAGTTTTAGCAAAGGCCAGGAGGAATAGGCCCCTTTCGGCCAGACAGAAGAAGAGGAATCGAATTTTTTCTCGTATAAGGGCCAAGGTAGAGCGAGTATTTGGCATTTTTTCCTTACATCTTCAGAGGGAGAAGGCGAGATATGTGGGACTATTTGCCAACGAAATTCATTTATTTTTAACCTGTTTTACGTATAATCTTTTGAATTTAGCGTGGCAGATGAAGAGGAAGGAGGCGATTTAG
- a CDS encoding DUF2442 domain-containing protein: MLERLKYLPKIIDAKYIGNFTIEVEFDNGERKRINCRKYLKGKIFEELKDEEKFKEFFIDGYTVCWPNGADIAPETLYLEGENH; this comes from the coding sequence ATGTTAGAGAGATTGAAATATTTACCAAAGATTATAGATGCTAAATATATTGGTAATTTTACAATAGAAGTAGAATTTGATAATGGAGAGAGAAAGAGAATAAATTGTCGTAAATATTTAAAGGGAAAAATTTTTGAAGAATTGAAAGACGAAGAGAAGTTTAAGGAATTTTTTATAGATGGATATACAGTATGTTGGCCTAATGGAGCAGACATAGCTCCTGAGACTTTATATCTTGAAGGAGAAAATCACTAA
- a CDS encoding transcriptional repressor, which yields MTKETQNYIHEKEREDFRRFLKELPLDKKKLLLNIFETFIETDEHLSSEKLAEKLKAKGFSVSLEEVEEALKFFCCLGFAQRKEFLGKPPVFEHRHLGEHHDHLICTNCGKIEEFYFPKLEETQNEIARLYGFKPLDHRLEIYGLCRECQARRKKPSLPLALVSPGEKVRVERLAGCGRAQGRLASMGLIEGDVLEVINNCGPIVVNVRGTRLAIGQGLAQKIFVTPVD from the coding sequence ATGACAAAAGAAACCCAAAATTACATACACGAAAAAGAGAGAGAAGATTTCAGGCGCTTCTTAAAGGAACTTCCCTTAGACAAGAAAAAATTGCTCTTAAATATTTTTGAAACCTTCATTGAAACCGACGAGCACTTAAGTTCTGAAAAACTGGCTGAAAAACTCAAAGCTAAAGGCTTTTCGGTATCCCTGGAAGAAGTAGAAGAAGCGCTCAAGTTTTTCTGTTGTCTGGGATTTGCCCAGCGTAAAGAATTTTTGGGGAAGCCTCCTGTTTTTGAACATCGCCATCTTGGTGAGCACCACGATCACTTAATATGCACCAACTGTGGAAAGATTGAAGAGTTTTATTTTCCCAAGCTTGAAGAAACTCAGAATGAAATTGCCCGTCTTTACGGCTTTAAGCCTTTAGACCACCGCCTGGAAATTTACGGCCTTTGTCGTGAATGTCAGGCTCGTCGTAAAAAACCTTCCTTACCCTTAGCCCTTGTTTCTCCTGGAGAAAAAGTGAGAGTGGAGCGGTTAGCTGGTTGCGGAAGGGCCCAGGGACGTCTTGCTTCCATGGGGCTAATAGAGGGAGATGTCCTTGAAGTTATTAACAACTGTGGGCCTATTGTAGTGAACGTACGCGGAACACGCTTGGCCATAGGCCAAGGCCTAGCCCAGAAAATCTTTGTCACTCCGGTGGATTAA